The Pseudomonas sp. FP2309 genome has a window encoding:
- a CDS encoding methionine gamma-lyase codes for MNTKHPAFGFSTRAIHHGYDPQDHHGALVPPIYLSATFAFPTAEYGAACFAGDADGHFYTRISNPTLALLETRMASLENGEAAVAFSSGMGAIAATLWTLLRPGDEVIVSRTLYGCTFALLHHGIGEFGVKVRHVDLSDLAAVQAALSPATRMIYCETPANPTLQLVDIAAVAALAHQQPNVTVVVDNTYCTPYLQRPLELGVDVVVHSATKYLSGHGDITAGVAVSNAALARRIRLQGLKDLTGAVMSPQDAALLMRGLKTLALRMDRHCSNAQAVAEALQAHPAVAWVTYPGLRSFPQYELAARQMSQAGGMLAFELKGGVDAGRRFMNALKLFTRAVSLGDAESLAQHPASMTHSTYTPEERAHHGISEGLVRLSVGLEDVADLLADVQQALATCTQAQPKVRVRTAHALR; via the coding sequence ATGAACACTAAACACCCTGCGTTCGGCTTTTCCACCCGTGCCATTCACCACGGTTACGACCCCCAGGACCACCACGGTGCGCTGGTGCCGCCAATCTATCTCTCGGCCACCTTTGCCTTCCCCACCGCCGAATATGGCGCCGCGTGTTTTGCCGGCGACGCCGACGGGCATTTTTATACGCGCATTTCCAACCCGACCCTGGCGCTGCTGGAAACCCGTATGGCCAGCCTGGAAAACGGTGAGGCGGCCGTGGCCTTCAGCTCCGGCATGGGTGCGATTGCCGCGACGCTCTGGACCCTGCTGCGCCCAGGCGATGAAGTGATCGTCAGCCGGACGCTCTACGGCTGTACCTTCGCCTTGCTGCACCATGGCATCGGCGAGTTCGGCGTCAAGGTGCGCCACGTTGATCTCAGCGACCTCGCCGCCGTGCAGGCCGCGCTCAGCCCCGCCACGCGCATGATCTACTGCGAAACCCCGGCCAACCCCACCCTGCAACTGGTGGATATCGCCGCCGTGGCCGCCCTCGCCCACCAACAGCCGAATGTGACGGTGGTGGTCGACAACACCTATTGCACGCCCTATCTGCAACGCCCCTTGGAACTCGGCGTCGATGTGGTGGTGCACTCGGCCACCAAATACCTCAGCGGTCATGGCGATATCACCGCCGGCGTCGCGGTCAGCAACGCAGCGCTGGCGCGGCGCATTCGTTTGCAAGGCCTCAAGGACCTGACCGGCGCGGTGATGTCGCCCCAGGATGCTGCGCTGTTGATGCGCGGCCTCAAGACCCTGGCCCTGCGCATGGACCGCCATTGCAGCAATGCCCAGGCGGTGGCTGAAGCCTTGCAAGCGCACCCGGCCGTCGCGTGGGTGACCTACCCTGGCCTGCGCAGTTTCCCCCAGTACGAACTGGCGGCCCGCCAGATGAGCCAGGCCGGCGGCATGCTCGCCTTCGAGCTCAAGGGCGGGGTCGACGCCGGGCGACGCTTCATGAATGCCCTTAAGCTGTTCACCCGCGCGGTCAGCCTGGGCGACGCCGAGTCACTGGCCCAGCACCCCGCGAGCATGACCCACTCCACTTACACCCCGGAAGAACGCGCACACCACGGCATCAGCGAAGGGTTGGTGCGGCTGTCGGTCGGCCTTGAAGACGTGGCCGACCTGCTGGCGGATGTGCAGCAGGCGCTGGCCACATGCACCCAGGCGCAGCCGAAAGTGAGGGTGAGAACGGCGCATGCGCTGAGGTGA
- a CDS encoding Lrp/AsnC family transcriptional regulator: protein MPIILDRTDKALLNALQSNARLTVAELAERVSLTTSPCWRRVRHLEESGVISGYQAILSPKALGYGVTAFVSIMMESHTQDIARAFEQRLLEIPEIVACHNVSGRYDFLLEVVAKDLESFGEFAREVLQTLPCVKEIYSSFSYKSMRPLRVLALPA from the coding sequence ATGCCCATCATCCTGGATCGTACCGACAAGGCGTTACTGAACGCCCTGCAAAGCAACGCCCGTTTAACCGTGGCCGAACTGGCCGAGCGAGTCTCCCTGACCACTTCACCGTGCTGGCGCCGGGTGCGCCACCTGGAGGAGAGCGGCGTGATCAGCGGCTACCAGGCGATCCTGTCGCCCAAGGCGCTGGGCTATGGGGTCACGGCGTTTGTCAGCATCATGATGGAGAGCCACACCCAGGACATCGCCCGCGCGTTTGAGCAGCGCTTGTTGGAAATTCCGGAAATCGTGGCCTGCCACAACGTGTCGGGGCGCTACGATTTTTTGCTGGAAGTGGTGGCCAAAGACCTGGAATCGTTTGGCGAGTTTGCGCGGGAGGTGTTGCAGACGTTGCCTTGCGTCAAAGAGATTTATTCGAGTTTTTCCTATAAGTCGATGAGGCCGTTGCGGGTGCTTGCGCTGCCTGCTTGA
- a CDS encoding antibiotic biosynthesis monooxygenase, translating to MDPAAKTGPDEVVTLVVKHLIKPGLEADYEAWLRRIVRIAGERPGHLGVDVVRSQQNSLALFTCVLRYRSTDDLETWLDSPERKSLIAEAAPMLADGDNTEIGAVNEFWFSPALETSAKPPRWKQAVVTLFVILPLTLLVPIVWGPVLRLHPFLSNYVVATFLVTLTIVLLVVYLLMPAATRLFAPWLEASVKETL from the coding sequence ATGGACCCAGCAGCAAAAACAGGGCCTGACGAAGTCGTTACCCTGGTGGTCAAACACCTGATCAAACCAGGCCTGGAAGCCGATTACGAAGCCTGGCTGCGGCGCATCGTACGCATCGCCGGCGAGCGCCCCGGTCATCTGGGTGTGGACGTGGTGCGCAGTCAACAGAACTCCCTGGCGCTGTTCACTTGCGTGCTGCGCTACCGCTCCACCGACGACTTGGAAACCTGGCTCGATTCCCCCGAGCGTAAAAGCCTGATCGCAGAAGCGGCGCCCATGCTGGCCGATGGCGACAACACCGAAATCGGCGCGGTCAACGAGTTCTGGTTCAGCCCGGCGCTGGAGACCAGCGCCAAGCCACCGCGCTGGAAGCAAGCGGTGGTGACCTTGTTCGTCATCCTGCCGCTGACTCTGTTGGTGCCCATCGTGTGGGGCCCGGTCCTGCGCTTGCATCCCTTCCTGTCCAACTACGTGGTCGCGACCTTTCTGGTCACCCTGACCATCGTCCTGCTGGTGGTCTACCTGCTGATGCCGGCCGCCACCCGCCTGTTCGCTCCCTGGCTTGAAGCCTCTGTAAAGGAAACCCTATGA
- a CDS encoding amidohydrolase — MNADLILFNGQFHTVDRENPRATAVAIHQGRFVAVGTDAQAMALKGSGTQVIDLKGRTVIPGLNDSHLHLIRGGLNYNLELRWEGVPSLADALRMLKDQADRTPTPQWVRVVGGWNEFQFAEKRMPTLEELNQAAPDTPVFVLHLYDRALLNRAALRVAGYTKDTPNPPGGEIVRDSHGNPTGMLVARPNAMILYSTLAKGPKLPLEYQVNSTRQFMRELNRLGLTSAIDAGGGFQNYPDDYAVIEQLAREEQLTVRIAYNLFTQKPKEELSDFKNWTGSVTLHQGDDYLRHNGAGEMLVFSAADFEDFLEPRPDLPLTMEQELEPVVRHLVEQRWPFRLHATYNESISRMLDVFEKVNRDIPFNGLPWFFDHAETITPHNIERVRALGGGIAIQDRMAFQGEYFVERYGAKAAEATPPIKRMLAEGVPVGAGTDATRVSSYNPWTSLYWMVSGRTVGGLELHAEGLPRLTALELFTHGSAWFSSEQGKKGQIKVGQLADLAALSADFFSVDEEAIKWIESVLTVVGGKVVYGAGDFDDYAPPRVPVLPDWSPVVKVPGHWRPSSPMQAQVHHCSGPCGVHSHSHEKARLCSVPVSDFQGFWGAFGCSCFAF, encoded by the coding sequence ATGAACGCTGATCTGATTCTGTTCAATGGCCAATTCCACACCGTGGACCGTGAAAACCCGCGCGCCACCGCCGTGGCCATCCACCAGGGCCGTTTCGTTGCGGTCGGCACCGACGCACAAGCCATGGCCCTGAAGGGCAGTGGCACCCAGGTCATCGACCTGAAGGGGCGCACGGTGATCCCCGGCCTCAACGACTCGCACCTGCACCTGATCCGTGGCGGGCTGAACTACAACCTTGAACTGCGCTGGGAAGGCGTGCCATCTCTGGCCGATGCGCTGCGCATGCTCAAGGACCAGGCCGACCGCACGCCCACGCCGCAATGGGTGCGCGTGGTCGGCGGCTGGAACGAATTCCAGTTCGCCGAAAAGCGCATGCCGACCCTGGAGGAACTCAATCAGGCCGCCCCGGACACGCCGGTGTTCGTGCTGCACCTGTATGACCGCGCCTTGCTCAACCGTGCCGCCCTGCGCGTGGCCGGTTACACCAAGGACACGCCGAATCCGCCGGGCGGCGAGATTGTGCGCGACAGTCACGGCAACCCCACCGGCATGCTGGTGGCGCGGCCCAACGCGATGATTCTGTATTCGACCCTGGCCAAGGGCCCGAAACTGCCGTTGGAGTACCAGGTCAACTCGACCCGTCAGTTCATGCGCGAACTCAATCGCCTGGGCCTGACCAGCGCCATCGACGCCGGCGGTGGTTTCCAGAATTACCCCGATGACTACGCGGTGATCGAGCAACTGGCCAGGGAAGAACAGTTGACGGTGCGTATCGCCTACAACCTGTTCACCCAAAAGCCCAAGGAAGAACTCAGCGACTTCAAAAACTGGACCGGCAGCGTCACCCTGCATCAGGGCGATGACTACCTGCGTCACAACGGCGCCGGCGAGATGCTGGTGTTCTCGGCGGCGGATTTCGAAGACTTCCTGGAGCCGCGTCCGGACCTGCCGTTGACCATGGAGCAGGAGCTGGAACCGGTGGTGCGCCACCTGGTGGAGCAGCGCTGGCCGTTCCGCCTGCACGCCACGTACAACGAATCCATTTCGCGCATGCTCGACGTGTTCGAGAAGGTCAACCGCGACATTCCGTTCAACGGCCTGCCGTGGTTCTTCGACCACGCCGAGACGATCACGCCGCACAACATCGAGCGCGTGCGTGCCCTGGGCGGCGGTATCGCGATCCAGGATCGCATGGCGTTCCAGGGCGAGTACTTTGTTGAGCGTTACGGCGCCAAGGCCGCCGAAGCCACGCCACCGATCAAGCGCATGCTCGCCGAAGGCGTGCCGGTGGGGGCGGGCACCGACGCCACGCGGGTGTCGAGCTACAACCCGTGGACCTCGTTGTACTGGATGGTCAGCGGCCGCACCGTCGGCGGTCTGGAGCTGCATGCCGAAGGGTTGCCGCGCCTCACCGCGCTGGAGTTGTTCACCCACGGCAGCGCGTGGTTCTCGTCGGAGCAGGGCAAGAAGGGCCAGATCAAGGTCGGCCAATTGGCTGACCTCGCCGCGCTGTCGGCGGATTTTTTCAGCGTCGATGAAGAGGCCATCAAGTGGATCGAGTCGGTGCTGACCGTGGTCGGCGGCAAGGTGGTGTACGGCGCCGGCGACTTCGACGATTACGCGCCACCGCGGGTGCCGGTTTTGCCGGACTGGTCACCGGTGGTCAAGGTGCCGGGCCACTGGCGTCCGAGCTCGCCGATGCAGGCTCAGGTTCACCACTGCAGTGGCCCCTGTGGCGTGCATTCCCATAGCCATGAGAAAGCGCGCCTTTGCAGCGTGCCGGTCAGCGACTTCCAGGGTTTCTGGGGCGCGTTCGGCTGCTCGTGCTTTGCCTTTTAA
- the ycaC gene encoding isochorismate family cysteine hydrolase YcaC, protein MTYKRLNKDDAVVLLVDHQTGLISLVQDFSPNEFKNNVLALADVAKFFNLPTILTTSFESGPNGPLVPELKELFPDAPYIPRPGQINAWDNEDFVKAVKATGRKQIIIAGVVTDVCVAFPTLCALSEGFEVFVVTDASGTFNETVQQAAWARMTAAGAQLVNWFSVACELQVDWRNDMEGLANLLSPRIPNYRNLMNSYSAFTGK, encoded by the coding sequence ATGACGTACAAACGCTTGAACAAAGACGATGCGGTCGTCCTGTTGGTCGATCACCAGACTGGCCTGATCTCTCTGGTCCAGGATTTCTCCCCCAACGAGTTCAAGAACAACGTGTTGGCCCTGGCCGACGTGGCCAAGTTCTTCAACCTGCCGACCATCCTCACCACCAGCTTTGAAAGCGGCCCCAACGGTCCTTTGGTGCCCGAGCTCAAAGAGCTGTTCCCGGACGCGCCGTACATCCCGCGCCCAGGCCAGATCAACGCGTGGGACAACGAAGACTTCGTCAAGGCCGTCAAGGCGACCGGCCGCAAGCAGATCATCATTGCCGGTGTGGTGACGGACGTGTGCGTCGCGTTCCCGACCCTGTGCGCCCTCAGCGAAGGCTTTGAAGTGTTCGTGGTCACCGACGCCTCGGGCACCTTCAACGAAACCGTGCAACAGGCCGCCTGGGCACGCATGACCGCCGCCGGCGCGCAACTGGTGAACTGGTTCTCGGTGGCCTGCGAGCTGCAGGTCGACTGGCGCAATGATATGGAAGGCCTGGCCAACCTGCTGTCGCCGCGCATTCCCAACTACCGCAACCTGATGAACAGCTACTCGGCGTTCACCGGCAAATAA
- a CDS encoding LysR family transcriptional regulator — protein MNPFEDMRLFCQVMESGSFTAAAEQLGLSKQFVSRRLIQLEDRLGVRLLNRSTRRLDVTPLGQSYYESALRLLGEVEQVEQGIAGQNSEPRGTIRLSAPLSFAMAHLGCLLPLFLQRHPQVSVEVDLSDRPVDLIGEGYDLVLRIGTLEDSTLIARRIASVERVYCASPDYLAARGTPLKPEDLAEHDCLPYGHGRQVQWRFKGKLQALNVSGRMRVNNGELLRDTAIAGLGVTYLPTFIVGDALKDGRLVTLLDDFAPEALTLSAVYPQHRQSSRPVQALVEFLRERLASGC, from the coding sequence ATGAACCCCTTCGAAGACATGCGCCTGTTCTGCCAGGTCATGGAGTCCGGCAGCTTCACCGCCGCCGCCGAGCAACTGGGCCTGTCCAAGCAATTTGTCAGCCGCCGCCTGATCCAACTGGAAGACCGCCTCGGCGTGCGCCTGCTCAACCGCTCCACGCGACGCCTGGACGTCACGCCCCTGGGGCAGAGTTATTACGAGTCCGCCTTGCGCCTGCTCGGTGAAGTCGAGCAAGTGGAACAGGGCATCGCCGGCCAAAACAGCGAACCGCGCGGCACCATCCGCCTCAGCGCGCCTTTGTCGTTCGCCATGGCGCACCTGGGGTGCCTGTTGCCGCTGTTCCTGCAGCGCCATCCCCAGGTGTCGGTGGAAGTCGACCTCAGCGACCGTCCGGTGGATCTGATCGGCGAGGGCTACGACCTGGTGCTGCGCATCGGCACTCTGGAAGACTCCACCCTCATTGCCCGACGCATCGCCAGCGTCGAACGTGTGTATTGCGCCAGCCCCGACTACCTGGCCGCGCGAGGCACGCCGCTCAAACCCGAAGACCTCGCCGAACACGACTGCCTGCCTTACGGGCATGGGCGCCAGGTGCAATGGCGTTTCAAGGGCAAGTTGCAAGCGTTGAACGTCAGCGGCCGTATGCGCGTCAACAACGGCGAACTGCTGCGCGACACCGCCATTGCCGGCCTGGGGGTCACCTACCTGCCGACCTTCATCGTGGGCGACGCGCTGAAGGACGGTCGCCTGGTCACGCTGCTCGATGATTTCGCGCCAGAGGCGCTGACCCTGTCGGCGGTGTACCCCCAGCATCGGCAAAGTTCACGGCCGGTGCAGGCCTTGGTGGAGTTTTTGCGCGAACGCCTGGCTAGCGGCTGCTGA
- a CDS encoding phosphomannomutase encodes MNTSKLLIERIGLFPSSGNIHVEVSNSSRVVEHMQVLYADNSLDSNESGAGLSMVFADWRFKLKVSDALSVCLCVESRGDSQFMQVKTAELLANIGRTQGRS; translated from the coding sequence ATGAACACGTCAAAGTTATTGATAGAGCGTATTGGCCTCTTTCCTTCTTCGGGAAATATTCATGTCGAGGTGAGCAACTCGAGCCGTGTCGTGGAGCACATGCAGGTGCTGTACGCCGACAATTCCCTGGACAGCAATGAGAGCGGCGCCGGCCTGTCGATGGTCTTTGCCGACTGGCGTTTCAAGCTGAAGGTCAGTGATGCGCTGTCGGTGTGCCTGTGCGTGGAGAGCCGTGGCGACAGCCAGTTCATGCAGGTCAAGACCGCCGAGTTGCTGGCCAATATTGGTCGAACGCAGGGGCGGTCATGA
- a CDS encoding low molecular weight protein-tyrosine-phosphatase, whose product MFKNILIVCIGNICRSPMAEQLLRAALASSGIAVRSAGLAALRDQPLESTAGQVLHEHGHVPQGHRARQLSAEAVSEADLILVMEQRHIDGVLDLAPEARGKVFLLGKWQHDREITDPYRQGKPAFVQTYALIEQAVQAWAQRLAR is encoded by the coding sequence TTGTTCAAAAACATATTGATTGTGTGCATTGGCAATATCTGCCGCAGCCCTATGGCAGAACAGTTATTGCGTGCCGCGCTGGCGTCCTCCGGGATCGCTGTGCGTTCGGCGGGTTTGGCGGCCTTGCGTGATCAGCCGCTGGAATCCACGGCCGGGCAGGTGCTGCACGAGCACGGGCATGTGCCCCAGGGGCACAGGGCACGGCAACTCAGCGCCGAGGCAGTGAGCGAAGCCGACCTGATCCTGGTGATGGAGCAGCGGCATATCGACGGCGTGCTCGACCTCGCCCCCGAGGCACGGGGCAAGGTGTTCCTGCTGGGTAAGTGGCAGCACGACCGCGAAATCACCGACCCCTATCGCCAGGGCAAGCCGGCCTTTGTGCAGACCTATGCGTTGATCGAACAGGCGGTGCAGGCCTGGGCCCAGCGTCTGGCGCGCTGA
- a CDS encoding polysaccharide biosynthesis tyrosine autokinase has translation MYSPQNAAPDSPHRDEIDVLGMLGTLIDHKWLIAGVTGTCMVIGAAYAILAAPVYQANALIQVEPKKNDMLGFSDVSSLLGKESPAVTEIELIKSRTIIGKTVDTLALDLTITPQRFPLIGGFLARRYVPEHDGGIAPPLFGFSRWSAGGERLALSTLNLPAALLGTDLMLVAGEAQTYRLFDEDGREIAAGSVGEVFSGAGVEVLIKELRANPGAHFKIVRKPRLDAVADYQDLLTVIERGKESGIISLSLESTRPALAIRTLNEISNLYVKQNVDRTSAEAAQSLSFLNDQLPQVRRDLEKAENALNRFQTRSKSIDISLEAKAVLDQVVALDTGISELKLQQAEMDRKFTPQHPAYRALLAKLAELNAKQAQMTRRVEGLPSTQQELLSLTRDVQVGTEIYTQLLNRSQELDVMRAGTVGNVRLIDSADANLSKPVAPRKAIVVLLAMLLGGMLSVGLVLVRSLLNRGMESPDDIEKLGLPVYASIPFSLLQKAEEANALKHRSGAARLLAVNHPHDLVMEAMRSLRTSLHFAMLEAKNNRLMITGPSPEVGKTFVSANLAAIVAQSGQRVLLIDADMRKGYLHKMLGQAVEVGLSDLLVKRCDVHEAIHPTTVERFDFIGRGQIPPNPSELLMHPNFAALLAQVSEHYDLVIIDTPPLLAVTDAAIIGRQAGTSLLVTRFGVNSAKEIELTLRRFHQNGIELKGAIFNGVEKRRSASYGYGDYGYYSYAYQSDKA, from the coding sequence ATGTATTCACCCCAGAACGCTGCTCCGGACAGTCCCCACCGTGACGAGATCGACGTGCTCGGCATGCTCGGTACCCTGATCGATCACAAATGGCTGATCGCCGGGGTTACAGGCACCTGTATGGTGATTGGCGCGGCTTACGCGATCCTGGCGGCACCGGTGTATCAGGCGAACGCGTTGATCCAGGTGGAGCCGAAGAAGAACGACATGCTCGGCTTCTCCGACGTCAGCAGCCTGCTCGGCAAGGAGTCGCCGGCGGTGACCGAGATCGAGTTGATCAAGTCGCGCACGATTATCGGCAAGACCGTTGACACACTGGCACTGGATCTAACTATCACCCCCCAGCGCTTTCCGCTGATCGGTGGCTTCCTGGCGCGGCGTTATGTGCCGGAACACGATGGCGGTATCGCGCCGCCGTTGTTCGGCTTCAGCCGCTGGTCGGCGGGGGGCGAGCGTCTGGCACTGAGTACATTGAACCTGCCGGCCGCGCTGCTCGGAACAGACCTGATGCTGGTGGCCGGTGAGGCACAGACCTACCGCTTGTTTGATGAGGACGGCCGGGAGATCGCCGCGGGTAGTGTCGGCGAGGTGTTTTCTGGCGCCGGCGTGGAGGTGCTGATCAAAGAACTGCGGGCCAACCCCGGTGCGCATTTCAAGATTGTGCGCAAGCCGCGCCTGGATGCGGTGGCTGATTATCAGGACCTGCTGACCGTGATTGAGCGCGGCAAGGAGTCCGGAATCATCAGCCTGTCTCTGGAGAGCACGCGCCCGGCTCTGGCCATTCGCACGCTCAATGAGATTTCCAACCTCTACGTGAAGCAGAACGTCGACCGCACTTCGGCCGAGGCGGCGCAGAGCCTGTCGTTCCTTAATGACCAGTTGCCCCAGGTGCGCCGCGACCTGGAGAAGGCCGAAAACGCCTTGAACCGCTTTCAGACCCGCAGCAAATCCATTGACATCAGCCTGGAGGCCAAAGCAGTGCTCGACCAGGTGGTGGCCCTGGACACAGGCATCTCCGAACTCAAGCTGCAACAGGCCGAGATGGACCGTAAGTTCACCCCCCAGCACCCGGCGTACCGCGCCCTGCTCGCCAAGCTCGCTGAGCTCAACGCCAAGCAGGCGCAAATGACCCGGCGGGTCGAAGGTTTGCCCAGTACTCAACAGGAATTGCTCAGCCTGACCCGCGACGTGCAGGTGGGCACCGAGATCTATACGCAGTTACTCAACCGCTCCCAGGAGCTGGACGTGATGCGCGCGGGCACTGTGGGCAACGTGCGCCTGATCGACAGCGCCGACGCCAATCTCAGCAAACCGGTGGCGCCGCGCAAAGCGATTGTGGTGCTGCTGGCGATGCTGCTGGGCGGCATGCTTTCGGTGGGCCTGGTGCTGGTGCGCAGCCTGCTCAATCGGGGCATGGAAAGCCCGGACGATATCGAGAAACTCGGGCTGCCGGTATACGCGTCGATTCCCTTCAGCCTGCTGCAAAAGGCGGAGGAGGCCAATGCCCTCAAACACCGCTCTGGCGCTGCGAGGTTGCTGGCGGTCAACCACCCCCATGACTTGGTGATGGAGGCCATGCGCAGCCTGCGCACCAGCTTGCACTTCGCCATGCTCGAGGCCAAAAACAACCGTTTGATGATCACCGGCCCCAGCCCCGAAGTGGGCAAGACCTTTGTTTCGGCCAACCTTGCCGCCATCGTTGCGCAGTCGGGCCAGCGGGTGCTGTTGATCGATGCCGACATGCGCAAAGGCTACTTGCACAAAATGCTTGGCCAAGCGGTGGAGGTGGGGTTGTCGGACCTGCTGGTCAAGCGCTGTGATGTGCACGAGGCGATTCACCCGACCACTGTGGAGCGTTTCGATTTCATCGGTCGCGGGCAGATTCCGCCCAACCCGTCGGAACTGCTGATGCACCCCAATTTTGCCGCATTGCTGGCGCAGGTCAGCGAGCATTACGACTTGGTAATCATCGACACGCCGCCATTGCTGGCGGTGACCGACGCCGCGATTATCGGGCGCCAGGCCGGGACCAGTCTGTTGGTGACGCGGTTCGGGGTGAACTCGGCGAAGGAAATCGAGCTGACCCTGCGCCGCTTCCATCAGAACGGTATCGAACTCAAGGGCGCAATCTTCAATGGCGTGGAAAAGCGCCGTTCCGCCAGCTACGGCTATGGCGACTACGGCTATTACAGCTACGCCTACCAGTCCGACAAGGCTTGA
- a CDS encoding lipopolysaccharide biosynthesis protein, whose protein sequence is MPRSLSRRFRLNVLSYGYTQLVTLAAQLVLVPFFLHAWGTGRYADWLVLTGIPSMLSLLDLGVAQASATNATLRASQGDVPGARRSVQTALAFTLAVVALVVLFALTLGQWLDWVALLGLKTLAPEHASLVVLFMSGYLCTRLLGGPIEAWFRTIDRTVGGVFIMANRRTLDIVLSIGVLLLGGSELQLAQGMFYSQMLFLLLVTVFVRRISPWPLLGLASASWAEFRGIWKPAVGSAAIPLAQAITLQGGLQVLNQIAGPAVVVGYTMARTLMRLIIQLGITCSNALTPEISRLAGRGQFDEARRFTQRASSKVLGLCVLVYAAGIAAGPQIITLWSHGLVQVDRVSLALIGAHTILNVAWFILAAVLISTNRHTRTSVIYALSSLAALLLWLAGKERIDPVLGASLLLALPELVVLVYLRLMRGTEVHP, encoded by the coding sequence ATGCCCCGTTCCTTGTCGCGGCGTTTTCGCCTCAACGTGCTCAGCTACGGCTACACCCAATTGGTGACGCTGGCGGCGCAACTGGTGCTGGTGCCGTTTTTCCTGCACGCCTGGGGCACCGGGCGCTATGCCGATTGGCTGGTGCTGACCGGGATTCCGTCGATGCTCAGCCTGCTTGACCTGGGGGTGGCCCAGGCGTCAGCCACCAACGCCACGCTGCGCGCCAGCCAGGGTGATGTGCCCGGTGCGCGGCGCAGTGTGCAGACCGCATTGGCGTTCACCCTGGCGGTGGTCGCATTGGTCGTACTGTTTGCCCTGACCCTCGGCCAGTGGCTCGACTGGGTGGCGCTGCTGGGGCTCAAGACCCTGGCGCCGGAACACGCCAGCCTGGTCGTGCTGTTTATGTCCGGCTACCTGTGTACACGCCTGCTGGGCGGGCCGATCGAGGCATGGTTTCGCACCATCGACAGGACCGTCGGCGGCGTTTTTATAATGGCCAACCGCAGAACCCTGGACATTGTGCTGTCCATCGGCGTGCTGCTGCTTGGCGGCTCCGAACTGCAATTGGCCCAGGGCATGTTCTACAGTCAAATGCTGTTTCTGCTGCTGGTCACTGTGTTTGTTCGGCGCATTTCGCCCTGGCCGTTGCTGGGTTTGGCGTCGGCGTCATGGGCGGAGTTTCGCGGCATCTGGAAACCGGCGGTGGGCAGTGCGGCGATCCCCCTGGCACAGGCCATCACTCTGCAGGGCGGGCTGCAAGTGCTCAACCAGATCGCTGGCCCTGCGGTGGTGGTGGGCTACACCATGGCGCGTACCCTGATGCGCCTGATCATTCAGTTGGGTATCACCTGCAGCAACGCACTCACGCCGGAGATTTCGCGGCTGGCCGGGCGTGGGCAGTTCGACGAGGCGCGACGCTTTACCCAGCGCGCCAGCTCGAAGGTGCTGGGCCTGTGCGTGCTGGTGTATGCCGCAGGTATCGCGGCCGGACCGCAGATAATTACGCTGTGGAGCCACGGCCTGGTGCAGGTCGACCGCGTGTCGCTGGCGCTGATCGGTGCTCACACCATCCTCAACGTGGCGTGGTTCATCCTCGCGGCTGTGCTGATTTCCACCAACCGCCACACCCGCACCTCGGTGATCTATGCCTTGAGCAGCCTGGCCGCGTTGCTGCTGTGGCTGGCGGGCAAGGAGCGCATTGATCCGGTGCTGGGCGCCTCATTGTTACTGGCGTTGCCGGAGTTGGTGGTGCTGGTTTACCTGCGGCTGATGCGCGGCACTGAGGTGCACCCATGA